Below is a genomic region from Henckelia pumila isolate YLH828 chromosome 3, ASM3356847v2, whole genome shotgun sequence.
GAATTCCACGGTATAGATCACTGAaacaatttattaaaaattaattatttgtatGTGCTAAAAGATATTAATAATCATTATAAGATAAGAAATATATCAaacattatatttaaaaaaaaatgttatacCTGCTTTAACATtcccaaatattttattctttctGACATCTTTAATCAAGGCATCCAACTTCATTTTAAAGATTCTGGAGACAATATCCGGACGGTCTTCGGCCCTTAATCCTCGAGCCTCGATAAATCTCATAATTTCTGGCCATTTTGGGTTACACGTAAATGTAATAAACAAATCTGGATATCCAGCCCACTTACATATAGCCATGGCATCTTGGTAATTCTGAATCATGTATCTTGCACCCCCAGTAAAAGAAGAAGGCAAGATAATACGTTTTCCTTGTGTAGATGCATTTGTTTCACCACGCAAAAGCGCATCATGAAGACCTTTGTAAATTTCACATCTCAATTGTTTTTGATGCAGCCGAACATATGTCAACTTTCCAGATTCAAccattgtgtatgcatcaacaataaattgTTGAAAAAGTCTTCTTGAATTCAAAATACTTGAAAATTCGATGTCCCTATCATGCAGTCGATAAGCAAAAAATTCTCTTATACTCACTTTTTTTCTACCTCCAACACTTGATTTGGATTCTGATAATGGAATATCTTCTCGATAACCATCCTCACCATAGGGGAAAAGTATATGATACTGGAGAGAGAGATATGCAGGATTCAACTCATTGATACATTTAAGTTGACCAGATTGTGTTTCTATTAAAATATTTCTGTCTCCCAAAGCCTCATTAAAATCTCCCACAATTAATGCAGCAACCTCAGAAGTAGAAGGAAGATTATATCGTCTTCCATCCTTATCTCTTCTCCCAATCAGCCGTAATTTAATATCGGATTGTACTTCTACAATCATTCTTTCTTTGATCATCCGAAAAGACTTGActaaaacattattttcatcTAACATGATCTTCAAATCAGAGACT
It encodes:
- the LOC140890010 gene encoding uncharacterized protein, whose product is MGGKIDSSLNQGGSAPVFKLHGQNYHLIGSLLPCEGASTKFAQLYIYDTENEITNRISVVRKNSDTKNLHLEIVSDLKIMLDENNVLVKSFRMIKERMIVEVQSDIKLRLIGRRDKDGRRYNLPSTSEVAALIVGDFNEALGDRNILIETQSGQLKCINELNPAYLSLQYHILFPYGEDGYREDIPLSESKSSVGGRKKVSIREFFAYRLHDRDIEFSSILNSRRLFQQFIVDAYTMVESGKLTYVRLHQKQLRCEIYKGLHDALLRGETNASTQGKRIILPSSFTGGARYMIQNYQDAMAICKWAGYPDLFITFTCNPKWPEIMRFIEARGLRAEDRPDIVSRIFKMKLDALIKDVRKNKIFGNVKAVIYTVEFQKRGLPHAHILLFLCKEEKCPVAETVDRIISAEIPDKNQDPVYYDAVRDLMMHGPCGEMDIQYIDAEIMGEQFSEMVLI